A genomic segment from Gammaproteobacteria bacterium encodes:
- a CDS encoding TetR/AcrR family transcriptional regulator, with product MTKQREAPAEPVQERSRKTMNDILDAAEALLTKSSIDRVGIAEIAAKAGVAAGSFYTRFVDKEDLLARLFERYVEDLHRTKDEVVPQLEQEERLERRLEIVIEAVTNLFTNRRGVVRSVIMKIRHDPDYQNPEMMQEFLGFYDLAGQLLVGDGREVRAKNPAAAGRFCMQLIASFSRDAILFEEFPVQMASPSKDPAFKVALKQACLGVLRGV from the coding sequence ATGACCAAGCAACGTGAAGCCCCGGCAGAGCCCGTACAGGAGCGTTCTCGCAAGACGATGAACGACATCCTGGACGCCGCCGAGGCGTTGTTGACCAAGTCATCCATCGACCGCGTGGGTATTGCGGAAATCGCGGCAAAAGCCGGTGTGGCAGCAGGCAGCTTCTACACCCGCTTTGTCGACAAGGAAGATCTCCTGGCGCGGTTGTTCGAGCGCTATGTCGAAGATCTCCATCGCACCAAGGACGAGGTGGTACCGCAGCTGGAACAGGAAGAGCGACTGGAGCGTCGACTCGAGATTGTCATCGAAGCGGTGACCAACCTGTTCACCAACCGCCGCGGTGTGGTGCGGTCCGTGATCATGAAGATCCGCCACGACCCTGATTACCAGAACCCCGAGATGATGCAGGAATTCCTCGGGTTCTATGACCTCGCCGGCCAGTTGCTGGTTGGTGATGGCCGGGAAGTGAGAGCGAAGAACCCGGCTGCCGCAGGCCGTTTCTGCATGCAGCTGATCGCCTCCTTCAGCCGCGACGCCATTCTGTTCGAGGAGTTTCCCGTGCAGATGGCATCGCCGAGCAAGGACCCGGCGTTCAAGGTCGCGCTAAAACAGGCCTGCCTCGGCGTTTTGCGAGGCGTCTGA